The Mugil cephalus isolate CIBA_MC_2020 chromosome 21, CIBA_Mcephalus_1.1, whole genome shotgun sequence genome includes the window CGATTCAATTTCCATTTCGTTCGTCAAACGTATCCTcgaatgaaaagaaaattaatctgAACGCGGTGCGTGAAAATGTGCCAGCGGGGACGACACGTATAGGCTATCCACAGGCGCGCAGGATCGGAGCACTAGAGCGCGTAGCAGCGCCAAACAGTTATCGGTTCTTCACTTgaataacatgtaaatatatagatgatgtaaatgttttaaatgtctgtggCTACACAGAAGTTGGAACTATATTTTAAGCATATTGAAAACCAAAGTCAATCTGTATTTGGCAGTCATTTTGGTTCCCCCTTTGTTCATCACTTATactttaagactttttttaCTTAATGCATCATTACAGAAATTGACTCACCGACCGGTCTGGGCGCTTCcaaaaagagggaggaaaggggtAACGTGAGAGTATTTATACAACCCTGCCTTCAACGAGAGCCAATCAGGGAGAGAGGGCGTACAGCGCCGTACAGTACCACCAGACGGACCACCGGTCCAAGATCACGGTGACAGGGCTCACTTTTGGAACGATGTAGAAACCTCGCTTACCTTGACCTCCCGATATGTCGAAAGCTGTGCAACTATTGGAGCAGAGACCGCAGACCAACAATAAAACTTCAACTGGCGTTGGGCAGAAAAGATAATTACATCTCGCCTCCGCGCACGCATGTGCCGACCTCTGATTGTGCCAGCGTCGCCTTTTGCATCAGCCTGGCAGTTGTGTAACAGAGGGGTACGGGTGCCCCCTCCTTTGCTGATGCAGCGAGTCGTGGCTTTGTTTTAAAATCTGTGATTTGCTTCCATACGCTTGCCgctgcttttaattattttgttctttcattcaatttcttgtttgtttgtttgttagttttcgCGGACACACTCTTGGTGAGGCGACCATCATTTGAGACGTAAAACGTTTTTAAAGTGTACGGATCTGGGAGAGGCGGTGAGCCAGACACATGAAACCAGGCCAGTGCGCCAGACGGGAGCCGTCCGTGGACTTGGCACACTGCCTGATCCTCGGCAAGTCATCGTTACACCATCAGTTTAAGGTGATTTAGAAGGTGTGGCTTCGCTTTGGCAAATGCATCTCATAAATCAAAGCGCACCGTGATCACTGAGGGAAGCACGTGGTAGCCTATAGCGAGGGATAAACTGAACACAGCTAttgtataattattataattattgttataattattatttatttatatgatgtTTCCTAGCGGAAGTATAACGGCGCGAGGAGCACTTTACTCACCAGTTAATGTCTAAGAAGAGCAGTAAACCAAAAATCCGGCGTGACTTGACGAGAATGAGATGCGGCTTTCTGCTCCGAGCTGCTCCAGTCGCCTGCTGCGCTCTGACGCGTCGCCTGTGTTATCTCCGGCCAGTGTTGCATCAGCTGCGTCTTAAGGCTATATATCAGCGGCCATCTGGTTTCGGGGCAAGCCGGCTTCTCCTCCGATTGGCGGAGCCCCGGAGGTGCGGTCCTCCCTCACAGACCACTCCCTCCCTGCCCCACACAGCGCCGGTCAAACCTGAGACCTCAAAGGAGCGAATCTGCATCCAAGGAGCCATGTGACAAACGTGATTGGTACAGGATGTGGTCCCTTGATGCAGCCTTTGTTGTGTACGCCGTGTTATGTGACATTATATTATcttatatcattttttttctctctttaatttaatataacGACAATATAAACACTGTTTCCCAGAGCCCATGTCTTAAATAATTTGGAGTCCACACCAAAAAATATTCAGACATTATGTTGtcacacaaaactaaaacaatcaCCACTTTCCATCGAGTgttgtgtatgtttatgtcagcaATTCCactaaaaaaagtgtttgaaatgtttaagtattacaaatatgttttcaaattctttcttttaatatacatatatatatatatatatatatcgggATATATCCAAATTGTCTGgtttaaagatatatatatttgtaaattttgaaaataaagtcTGCTGGGCGTGATGGTTTGGCTGCAGTCACCATTTAAAAGGCTTTCTTTCCTTTAATCTTGTAATATAGCCactgtgatgttttgtttgCCATCACTCAAGGGATCCTTGAGAAAATGCATCCGCCGCAGTGCAAGTACAGCCCCCCCAGATTAAAATATGCTCACGTGTCTATAAAAGCCACATActaagataaaaactaaaaaaagcaGTCACGTAATCCAACACTTTTTATGATTAGATCAGCAGCTTTTTGTGACTTGGAAGGAAGCCTGAGAGGTGAAGCTGTAAAGCTTCTCAGATTCATGTTTATCAGTGAATGGCATGATGTGAGTATAAGCACACACCCTCTGTTTGCCTTAGAGGTTTGTTTGCGGTAGATAGAGGAGGGCCAGGGAGACTGACGATGCCCCTGAATGGGTGAAGGGTGGGCTTCTTGGGGGCTGTGCTGGCCTGTGAGTGGTGgacgcgcgcacacacccaCGGCTGTCATCGGCGAGGGGGAAAGCAACAGGTCGAAAACAAGTTAATCTGTAAGCTGACACAGTTTTCGGAACTCAAATCCTAGACATCTCTAATGAAATCCTAGATTGAATGAATTGGCAAAAAGGCGAAGGTTTATTTCGTCTTAGGAACGTGTACTCGGATAACCTCCGGGCTCCGCTCTTTGCTTCCAGGGAACATGAGAAGAAAACGATACCTGATAACTGTTAAATGCTGAAGCTCTCCGcagtaataatattaatgtaatTCAAACATGGCTTCAGTTAGAAACCATgtttttcacataaaaaaaaaagaagctacaCACAGTCCTCGCTTGTTCCAAGAGGCTATCACAGGGTCTTTTGTGATTAGGTAAAGTGAGGCTTTCAGCCAAAACCTCAGTGCAGTGACACCGGGATGAGTGACGGATGAACGGTGGCACCGTAAACACTGCGGCTGCCATTACATGCCTCCATTAAGCAGCTGGTCCCCGGCTATTTATTCCCAAGTCTGATGATTGTTTCGTCACAGCAACATATTTCGGTACCCTGGGTGCTGTTTACTAATCCGTGGGCGAGCTGTGAGGGTGACGGAAGGTTGAATTCTGAGCCTCtgtagggtgtgtgtgtgtgtggttgttcgTTGATGTTTCAAAGCAGAAACGGTGAAACCGGAACAATGATTCTCACATACATCTCATCAAACTGCCCTGTTGAATGTTTGAGTAGATGTAGCTCATTGTctttgaaggttctcagtcatccaggtcgtggtcTATCCAAACATGTCAAATAAAGGCTTATAGAGTTTTGAAGAGTAGTTTCTTCATCCGCCCATCCCAACATATATATAATCTAGAAACTAGTCGCGCCAGCAAGTTCCCGATGGGCAACATCCACAGACGTTCTTATTTAAACCCCAAACTCTCCACCAGTCACGAACCgcagaagctactcggatgagtggcagCTAAAAGCTTTGAACTCTGTCTATCTGCCATAAAGTGCCCTTGAGGTAGAATGGGTGCAACATGTGAAACTGAGATCGGCGAAACTGCATCAATCAGTTTAAGTTgatgcaaaaccaaaacaaagaggtgaaagacacaaaaacggGCCGCAGTGCTGAGAGGAACTAACTCTGCATGAATTGATCACTAGGAGTCTCACACAAGTTCTTCTCAGAGTACGAGTCTGGTAGCGGTCCACTTGGATGTGTTTCaaccgatacagagaaaaaaatatgtctgaGTGCAAATGGAAAGTCATACAACTGAACAATCAGAGTAACAAAGTGTACGACACTAATCTATTGAGACATTCTCAATAAATGCCTACGTGAGGTTTCCAGTGTTACTCTTTTGTCCATGGAGCATAGCTACTTCCCTACGGAGCGACTCCAGTCCAGAAATTTCCACAActagaatgtaaaaaaaaaccaaaacaaataaatcgtTTGTGCGACAATTTTAATTgcttaaacttaaaaaaaaaaacaataataaaaaaaacattaatagattttttttttttttttaccagcacATGATCAGCAGTGATAAAAGTACATACATGTTCATTTAGAAATCTGATTATACAGTAAGGCATTGCACAAtttaataacacaaaaaaagatttatttgtcTACAGTGCgataacatgttaaaaaaaaaaaaaacaatcatttaagGATATTAATGCAGGCATAATGCATTTTTAAGGTTGTAAATGACTATATCGACCTGGTTTCTCACTGCTCCATTCATGCGCACACAAAGCAtggtgcatgtgttttttttttgtttttttttttggctgaagGAAGCAATGTAAATAGTGCACACATGAAATCACATGTAAACATTTCCTTTTGTAATGCAGGTTAAAGTAGTGGCTGGAATGAGCTCGGTTTAGTGTGATCATTACGTAACTCTTGAGGCGAATCAGTGCAGTGAGGTGGCATAGGAACAAGGgaagaaaatgcattttgttaCTGGCGAACAAACGAAACCATGATTTTTCATATTTACAGCGCAGCATAAAGCTTTCTTAATATTACCATGGAGCGCGTTGAGAGGTGACCTTCAATGTCAGCATCCAGAGAGGATGTTTGTTAAGTTGTTTCTCTGCTCCTATAATGACAGATTTTTAAAACCAAGGCATTGTTTTCATGTGGCTTTACTGAACAATGACTTGTTAGGGTGAGTTCAGAGTAGATGAGAAAATAACTATAGTGAAGACAAAGGTTTGACCATGAAGTTAACTTCTGAACAACAGACTGAGAGATATCTGTACAGTCTTAGCTGAAGTTATAGCGCAGGACTTTTATACACCGGAGAGTGTCTGAGGAGTATTATTGTATAGAAGAGTTTATGGTAACTGTTGCCCTGGTGGTTCTGTTTTATGACAACCAGTAATAGCTGTTGCTACATGGACAAAATGGACAATTTCTTCTGATCCAACTCAGGTTCTTATATGAGGCATTTTAGTTCAATGCTCCACACTGTAACCACCCAAAATCAAGACAGTCAAATAAATTGGCGTGTTTTCACACTTCATATTTAGGCATTTAAAGTCTAATATGGCAACAGTTGGTAGATACTAACAAGAATTAGAAGACTATGTTTAGGAAAATGGAATATAGTATAATGGcttcacacatacatacacacacataaagaagtTGAAATTGTTTTTGCGCTGTGGACCATTTTGAATGTTAAATTGTAAAACGGAGATGTGCATTTTATATGAACACAACTATTATATAACTGTATGAATCTGACGTTAAAGCAATACGTGAAACGTCTGTGTGACCATATTATTATAATACCGGTAGAACTTGGAGCCTCTTATTGCTTAGAGGCTGAATGAAATCGATCTTCTGTGTAAATTCGGACCATGCTACTACTCGGTAGCGATCTGATAAACATACAGGActgttttaatcagattataCAAACCTCCCTTTCCATTGCACAGTTGACGCTGACCCTACCTACGCCTATTATGTCATCCCAACATGCAGCAAAGTCACATGCTGCCTTGGAGCACCCTATATGTTGCCATGGTTACTCTGCAGCGCTTGAGTGCCGTATAAATTAGAGCAGGATGGTTGGTGAAGATGTGAATTCTATAGTAATCCACACTCTGCACTCATATTTATTTCCAAGATACTATGGAACATAACAAGTACTAACACGTAGCTCCAGACTTGCTGAATGAAAGTCATAAAGCATGAGCCTGTGAAGCCAAAGCGTAGTTCTGCATGATTTGAGAAAACTATGAGGTGAAGGATGTTTGGTTTTTGGTGATGTTATTTTCTATAAGACATtgtaaaatacatgtatttgtCTAAAAGATGTAAGGTTTCAGTAAAGTTTAAATCCATTTATTCATGGTTATGTGTGTGAAGAGCGGTTCGTTTGGTGAAAATGTTCAGTAGTTTGTCTTGAAATGATCGAAAACACCTAAAACATGGactgaccctttttttttctttgtgtgtagtTAGACCATCTACCTCCTCATTCCATCTTGCTTCCTTTTGTAGGggcctctccctctccgtctctacGGTGTATGAAGCAGAGGATCCTCCGTCTCGAGCTGGGCCAGCTGCCTGCGCAGGCTGTTCACCTTGTTCTGGAGTTCCTTGTTGTATTCGATGATATGCACCATTTCATCGAAAGCCTCATCCAAACACTTGGAGGAGCGGTTCCAGCGAAGAAACACGCCTTTAAAAGGGGGAGTAGGTATCAAAACATATCATGAGGAAGTGTTTTTCGGTAAAATGTGGAGGATCAtggtcacacacagacacatttaaaaaagaacattttaacttCACATGGCTGTCAACTTGAcatgacatttaaatgcagacaaACAAGTTCAAATCAATTGTGTGAAAATTGACTCCACAATCTCGCTCATAAATAGCTGAACCTTGACGCGTGGAGTGTGGAGGACATTGGATGAGGTGTGACCACAGAGATGTGCTGTATGACAGGTATGTACAGCACCGGGTGTGCCAACAacatgagcttttttttttttttcttaagttaCGTCAAGAGGGATTCACTTCATTACAGAGATCGCAATTACTTTATCATGTTGCTTACCTATATTTGGGTACAAAACGGTTCAAATCAATGATGGAATAATTAAGTGgtttaaagaaagttaaaatatgaatgGTGGCCAATGCTGAGATTGTAAACTGCTGACAACTTGTCCAACGTTAATAGTCAGTGTTATACATCTGCAATTTATTaaacatatctttttttttttacttaaaatgtCCAGGGGAACAAAATACTTCTGAGTATCCGTccacatgttttaaaaaaatgctgatttAAGCATTATCGTTCATGGCTTACATCTATATCATCCTCCATCCTGCTCtacattttcattaaatacactaATATTCATTAAACGCCAATTTAAATTCTTAACAAATGACCAAGCTACTAATTTATCACCCATTTTCTATTGTAATGTAGGAAATTTGGCCCTGAACACAGCACAAGCCTTTCATGAATATGCTGGATGtcaggattattattatcattttctcATATCCTCCGTCCATACTAGGGGCCACACCAGGCTGGAAATCTGGATTTCTATTCAGTCTCTTAAATTGGCCCAGGACAGAGTGTCCGTCATGTTCTATGAAAGAGCTGCGTAGGCAAGATGTCACGTGCACCACTCGGTTCTCAAATGTCGTGTTCCACTTCGTATAGAATGAGGGCGTGGGTTCACGGCTTTGGGTAGTACGTGAGGCCCCTCAAACAGAATGCCTGAACCCAGTGACCCATTATCTGTCTAGACCACCCTCCCCCATCTTTTCTTCATGAATGGCCTGGTAGAGATTCCCCCTGGGCTATTTTCAGTACTCTGAACAcaattgaaatgaactgaatctgCAAGAAAAAACTACAACCAAAGTTTTCGTTCCAACAGCATTaagtttgttttgtaaaaaaatttaaaaaaaaaatcctaaactTAACTAAACTAATTTAGTAgctttataaattaaatttaggTTATAAATAACAAATTCAGACTTATTTATGAAATTCATTTCTGTCAGTTTATTCTCACTATTTCAAAAATGTGTTGTGGTGTTCCCCAAGATTCGATTCAGGGCCCAGTGCTTTTTACGCTGCGGTTAAATATTGACAAAACCAGTTTGGATTTCTTCCCCATGAGGCATTTGACATGTCAACATTCAGCATCATAAACTGTTGCTACAGTCTGAAAGTGTGTAACTAAGATTAGCAAGGACTGGTAACTGGGAACAGGTAGTAAAGCGTTCTTCACCAGACAGCATCAGGGGCTCAGGCGACAGTGAGAATATCCATAATAAAagatgtgttttcttcttgCAATATGGTTCCTAAAACACATTATCGGTCGATGTTACTGAGGTTTACCCTTCAAGACCTGAACATTTGcctgcacattaaaaaaagtttatggtacctgaattactgtaactgtaagtgtggctgaacactgggacgTTGCattttctggggaaaaaaagctgccattacggtaattatgacgcaccgctgctgttggctacaGGTTGGGGAGGGACGTAAGaccggggagccccaggaagacaGAGttatttggaggaatttgttggtaaaaacgaagttacTTATACCCtggagatgtcacgaaggtcttctagacaaaagcacaacttcccggtgttcagccacactttgaattttgtcaacagagcaaaccactgtgagttacggtaattcaaaaaccggGTGCTTTAACGTATCACTAGCgatacgttcaggctttaaagggttaaaacatAGGTTGGTTCACATATGACTGTGAAATTTCAAATGCattctttcatttaaattttgttccttcaaaataaaatgttgtcttCATGTATGTGACCTTCAGCATGGATGGAGATGACattttaatgctacagtataCAAATTGCTCACAGTGTCTCTCCAGGGTTGGATGGCAAATTATGAAATTATGCCATCAATGTCGCCCCCTTCTGGTAAGATGAGCCAACACCGAGATGTTGAATAACTTATGGTAACATGCTTATGGTATTTTTCACTCCCAATAATAATGGCATACAAATACTGGGCTTCAAGCATCAAGTTACTCAGGTCTGGTCACGCCCTCAGTGCATAAATTCAAATCAACAGTCGTCatctgtgtgcatgtatgcaAATACACGGCATGTAGTCTTACTAGTCGGCACACACTGTCAGACTTTCTCTGTCAGCCGGAAGTAGCAGTCTGATTCATTTAGACACTTCATAAAATGTAGGCATTTTTCATGCAAAGGTGTAAAAGTTCAAACGTGTGGATATTAATATCTTCTTGATCTGTGATCTGCTTCAGCCACTCAAACTTCACTTTCACTTCTATTTGTGATATGATGGTAAATACAATCAGTTTTTTAGTCTAAAGAGCATTTGAGTTTACTTATGTGTCAGTGTATTCTGACCAATATTCcctgacattaaaaacaacctcTAACGTCCACTGTATAATCTAAGTCACTGAACACTTTTATAAGTGACTCTTACCTTCCCACAGCAGCAGACTCTGAGGGGCCACAGAGGGCCAGATCACAAGACTGTTGGCCTCGTAGAGCGGGTTGGTAAAGTGCTCAAGCTCTTGGGGCCGATTCACCCATGACCACAGGGACACGGTCTTCTCAGGCAGAGACAGCCTGGCTCTGTGACACAGTTAGACGAGGCAGGTGTTCATTGCACTGTTCGAGCCAAACACAACTAAATCAAAAGCACAGGCGTGGTAGTTCGACATCAACCGGCTTCAGACTTACCTCTCGGCTGAACTGTTGCCCAAGAAAGTACCAAACTGAGAGGCGTAAGCATGTTCGAAGAGCAGCACCAGGAAGCTCTCGCTGAACTCGAAAGAGCATGGAAACTGGCGAAGGATCTGCCACACGCAGTCCAAGAACAGCAGGAAGACAGGAGCCTCTTGGCGAGGCTTGCTGTTGCAGAAGGCCGACTGGGCGCAGCGCTGCTGGAAAGGGTGACCTGCCTGGACAGGTGATCGAAAAGAGGTGAGTGCTCATGGGGtacactaaaatatgttcatacAGAATTCATAGATGCAACTCAGTTTGTCGCAAACCCTACTCTTTTTAGCAATGCCCTTAATGCCTGCCTTGGACATTCAGGTGTCCTCAATGTACAGCAACAAATCCCATAAGAAAGGGGTTAGGCAGTGCATCAAAGCTTAGGGAAGCTTACCTGGAGCCACTCTCGCTCCACCAGTCCCTGGAAGCCTTTGATTGTCCTGCAGGTCGGATCAAGGATGATCTGAGCCAAGGAGGTCACCTGCAGGGTGGAGTCCGCCCCTTCTGTGCCATGAACGAGCACCGACGCCCCCTCcctgagacaaacacacacacacatgcttacgGTCAGAGTTTCTTTTACTGgtttcaaaacaacacaaagcaaaCCAAATGCGGATCCCTGACCTGTCGATACACTGTGCAGCCAGGCAGGCAGTGGTGAGGATCTCCTTGACGTTACTCTGCCAGCTGGAGGCCTCGAGCTTGCTTAACCAGCGGTCCATGCTGTGAGACTGGTCGTTACACGCCTCCACCAGTTTAATCAGGCTCTCCTGGAGGACATTTGGCCTGGAATTGACGAAAAAGGTCACAATGCTAAAAGAGAAGTTATACATTCAGCATTTATTCTAATCTCTCCTCTtgttatttaaatttcaaactggagaaaaaaagaagagaaccTTTCAATGGCCTTGTGGATCCTCCTCCACTGCGGGTAGTTCGCTTCAGACTCAAACCCTCCACCTCGAGCTTTGGCCTGCTGAGCAACATTGATAGCACGCGTATCAATGATGTACCCGCGCTTTCCTGGCCGCAGGGTGGCGTTGATCAGCTTCTCGTCTTCCTTACACCGCCGCCCGTTGGTGCCCGTCAGCGGCTGTCCCGCTCGCATCATCACCTGAAGGTGGAGGCCATTGCACGACTTTTCAAGAAACGGGGCTAAAACGATCAAATGCCAAAGCAGCTAATTTCCTCGTGATTTACCATGCCGTTCTTCTTGTGGTAGTAGCTAAGCACTGGAAAACGGCCGCCGTGACGGAAAGTGGCGATTTTCCTCAGTGTGTCATCGTCGATGTCTTTGGGGACTGCCACTAGAGGGGGGTACGACGGACACGCGCTGAAGTCCTTGTTGACCTCGCTCAGCCGCCACTCGTCTGTCTGAGAGAAGGGATAGCGCCATGTtaagggggaggaggacagagagctAATCACTCAGAgccttctgtttgtgttttcttctacTGTCACAGTCTACTTACAGTACAACCAATTAACTGGGAGTATCCACTCATGGCTTCATGCCAGTCAAGTCCACATCCACATCTTTCCAGGGTTCAAATAAAACACTCACTTACCAAAACATTAGCTACACCAGTGACAAAAAGGAATTCTGTTATAAAAATCTTTCCTTCATGgctgttctaatgttcagttgatGTTCACACAGTGtaagaaaggtggtgattcatcTGTATGATCGTTTTAGTGTTAAATTGTaatgaattaaacacaataGTAGAAACACGTGTCGGTACGACACAGAACACTTCAACAATGCTACAAAGCACAGCCTCCAAAATCAAAATACAGCTGAATCTCCGAGTCACTTGAACAACCATACCATGGACTCCAAATCTTTAAAGGCGTTCTGTGGCAGAAATGTATTCCACCCGTCCTCTATGACTTCAAACATGGGCCGGTAGAAGAACGGGTACATCAGGGAAGCTGAATCTAGAGTGGACAGAGCCTTGAGGGGAATAAAAGATATTTACATAAAGTTTTAAGTACGTGCAGGTTTCATGCTGACAAATCCAGACagtacatgaaaataaaaaagttcagCAGTGAACTGTAGGTGCAATCAGTACTCAGTGTGATAGTGATAGTAGTGGAGGAGTTTGTTTTTACCTCAATAGAGTTGGCGATGTTGATACACTCCTCCATACCCGGAATGTCGAGCTGGATCACCCTCAAATCTTTGCATTTTACGATGATGGTTCCCAAAGACCCTACGAATCTGGAAGATGAGTTCAAGGTCTCTTGAATAAAACTAGTCCTTCTACAGTAAAACGGATTAGACTCTTTGGCACACGGGCACTTCATGGCAGTGCTGCTGTATTTCGTTTCACACCTAGAGGACCCTGTAACTtaggaaattattattattaatgtttccCATTCTGTGCAACACTCTCAAtgaacttcttttcttttttaatccgATATTCACTCTCACTCCACTAGACATGAATTGCCCTTTATACTGAAATTCCTTAGCTAAACATTCACTGCTTCATAGAGGACCATCTCTTTGGAACAATCTGCCACCATCTCTTCAAGCAACCTCTTCACTGGTAATCTCCAAAGACCAAAGGAAAAAGTATTTAATCAATCAAATTTAGCGTGGTATtatcatttgtttctgtttagcATGGCTGTTTCTTGTAATTGTTCGTTCATTTCCGATGTAAATCTTATGTtgcttttgatttcttttcttatttcttattctgTACATTCTCATTGTATTTTTAACATGTACGCAACTAAACTAAACTCGTCCGTGGCTATATTCAACCCCCACCACTTCAACATTGTGTGTGGTAATTGTTTCACTTACTTAGATGGTTGGTTTTTGAATCCAACTTTCATATTGGCTCTGAGGTTGGAACGCCTACATTTCCACTCAAGATCAATACAGTCTTATCTTAGCCTCACACTCTGATGACTGATAGTACATTCAGTGGCTGCAGGAAATCCTGCTCCACATTAAGGGTGTGCTCGCACACCTTCTCCAAGGACAAccaaggtaaaaaataaaaattgaattgtAAGGGGAACACACAGGAGACATCCTGAAGTGAGATTTCCTGCCACAAGTTTCACTTCCTTTTAGCGACGCATGTGGGGACTCCATGTGCAGTTTAATGTTCTGATTGGAAGCGtgtagtcacacacacaaaaaaaagaggtggacaaaagaatgaaaagacaGGTGCAGCCACAACTAAATATGACTCTATTGACTCTTCCTCCATTGTTAATAAAAGCAATTTCAGCCAATGCACGCGGTGCATCTGCTCCCAATAGGAAATGAAAAAGCACTTTGACATTTTAGAAAAAGCTGCGGGGGATTATCACCTTTTCTCTATGGAGTCAATGTTTGAATGAAGCAGCCACAGCTCCTCTGTGTTGTCCTGTCTGGAGGAGAGGATCAGGTGATGACCAGTCAAACAAAGAGTCCCCTCCACAGTGGGCAGGAAAGGCCGGTGCAGGACGACTCCGTCCACCCTGGGCGTCTTAATCAGCTCTGCAAACTCCATGACCtggtcagaaaagaaaaggaaccaGATACAAGGATGTGGGTCTGTTTAATGCAGACAACACTACTGATTAGCTCATGTTCGTATCGGTAAGACAACCGAGCACAAGTCATGCTGGGCTGATATTAAATAGAAGAATCCTGCAGATCAGTGTCACGAAACTACAACAACCAGTCAGCTAGGTACAGTTAGCTTACCTGAGGAAATGAagtggctaatgttagctcgGTGGCTAATCGGGGCAGAAACAAGATCATTTACCGTAAAGACCGTTCgtcattttcaattttcaacCGAAATGGCAACATAACACATGCTACAAATACACAGAGCCACAGTGCTGGTTTGTCGTTGATACTAAGAAGGTTTATCATACATTTACCTGATGTTGAATCCTTTTATTTGGACGTGGGGCGAGACGGGTGCGTTCACAAAAACACGCCGACCGGAAACAAGCGACTTCAGAAAATAGACCGACGACTACTTTCGCTGCAAATAGGCAGCAAATTGGtctttatgtaaaaaataaaaaaggaaacaaccCATTTTCtagcaaaatgataataataatagtaataaaaggACACATTTGATTGCATTAATCATTTTCCATTAGAGGCGTCGCAGAAAAAAATAGTAGATGGTTACAGAAATTTCACAAgcattaatttgtttatttaattaaatgaagacCACATAAGGCACATATTTTCATCTTGTTTCATATATCAAGGTGTTCTTTTTAAAGCCCCATGAAAACATCCCCAAGCTCCTGTATGAACAATCAGCTGATGCCAACAAAGGACGCCAGGTGGCGACATTGCAGCATTTTTGAGAGAT containing:
- the mtmr9 gene encoding myotubularin-related protein 9 isoform X1; the protein is MILFLPRLATELTLATSFPQVMEFAELIKTPRVDGVVLHRPFLPTVEGTLCLTGHHLILSSRQDNTEELWLLHSNIDSIEKRFVGSLGTIIVKCKDLRVIQLDIPGMEECINIANSIEALSTLDSASLMYPFFYRPMFEVIEDGWNTFLPQNAFKDLESMTDEWRLSEVNKDFSACPSYPPLVAVPKDIDDDTLRKIATFRHGGRFPVLSYYHKKNGMVMMRAGQPLTGTNGRRCKEDEKLINATLRPGKRGYIIDTRAINVAQQAKARGGGFESEANYPQWRRIHKAIERPNVLQESLIKLVEACNDQSHSMDRWLSKLEASSWQSNVKEILTTACLAAQCIDREGASVLVHGTEGADSTLQVTSLAQIILDPTCRTIKGFQGLVEREWLQAGHPFQQRCAQSAFCNSKPRQEAPVFLLFLDCVWQILRQFPCSFEFSESFLVLLFEHAYASQFGTFLGNSSAERARLSLPEKTVSLWSWVNRPQELEHFTNPLYEANSLVIWPSVAPQSLLLWEGVFLRWNRSSKCLDEAFDEMVHIIEYNKELQNKVNSLRRQLAQLETEDPLLHTP
- the mtmr9 gene encoding myotubularin-related protein 9 isoform X2: MEFAELIKTPRVDGVVLHRPFLPTVEGTLCLTGHHLILSSRQDNTEELWLLHSNIDSIEKRFVGSLGTIIVKCKDLRVIQLDIPGMEECINIANSIEALSTLDSASLMYPFFYRPMFEVIEDGWNTFLPQNAFKDLESMTDEWRLSEVNKDFSACPSYPPLVAVPKDIDDDTLRKIATFRHGGRFPVLSYYHKKNGMVMMRAGQPLTGTNGRRCKEDEKLINATLRPGKRGYIIDTRAINVAQQAKARGGGFESEANYPQWRRIHKAIERPNVLQESLIKLVEACNDQSHSMDRWLSKLEASSWQSNVKEILTTACLAAQCIDREGASVLVHGTEGADSTLQVTSLAQIILDPTCRTIKGFQGLVEREWLQAGHPFQQRCAQSAFCNSKPRQEAPVFLLFLDCVWQILRQFPCSFEFSESFLVLLFEHAYASQFGTFLGNSSAERARLSLPEKTVSLWSWVNRPQELEHFTNPLYEANSLVIWPSVAPQSLLLWEGVFLRWNRSSKCLDEAFDEMVHIIEYNKELQNKVNSLRRQLAQLETEDPLLHTP